A window of Pomacea canaliculata isolate SZHN2017 linkage group LG3, ASM307304v1, whole genome shotgun sequence contains these coding sequences:
- the LOC112560010 gene encoding uncharacterized protein LOC112560010 — protein MPCLTKHSDRASSGSSDCQNPSGTDCSWYSRCLRIPVSCDVESGGNITAKVEKLCSSSRQSYTRFSSRGKDWVNTMLKCSQERLVPTLQQTPSCRVLRVRSVTTFVSCCMSPSAQAPGLCDLPIEDLRLIKDIVFSSLDLEVLSNLAQEIKVPLSRGCLEKLLQLL, from the exons ATGCCATGCCTTACCAAGCACAGTGACAGAGCCTCCAGTGGGAGCTCTGATTGTCAGAA CCCAAGTGGCACGGACTGCTCGTGGTACAGTAGATGCTTGAGGATTCCAGTGTCGTGCGATGTGGAGTCTGGCGGCAACATCACGGCCAAAGTCGAGAAGCTATGCAGCTCTTCCAGACAGAGTTACACTCGCTTTTCTTCCAGAGGCAAGGACTGGGTCAACACAATGCTGAAATGCTCACAG GAAAGACTGGTTCCCACGCTTCAACAAACGCCATCTTGCCGTGTCTTGAGAGTGAGGAGTGTTACAACTTTTGTCTCATGCTGTATGTCGCCCAGTGCCCAAGCTCCGGGCCTTTGTGATCTGCCCATTGAGGACCTGAGACTAATCAAAGACATCGTCTTCAGCAGCTTGGATTTGGAGGTCCTGAGTAACTTGGCGCAGGAAATAAAA gtTCCACTTTCCAGAGGGTGCCTTGAAAAACTGCTTCAGCTCCTGTAA